DNA sequence from the Desulfomicrobium apsheronum genome:
AATCCCGATGCTGAGGATGCCCGCGACCAAGGTCTATCTCGCCCCTGGAGTTACGGACATGCGGGCCGGAATCGACCGATTAAGCATGACGGTTCAGGGCCACCTGGCCTTGGACCCCTTCTCCGGGCACCTTTTCGTATTCTGCAACCGCAAGCGTGATGCGCTCAAGGTTCTGTACTGGGATCGCAACGGCTTCTGCCTCTGGCACAAGCGCCTTGAGAAACATCGCTTCTGCTGGCCGGAGCACGCGGCCGAGGTCATGAATATTACCGCACAACAGCTCGGCTGGCTCCTCGATGGTCTCACGATCAGTCCTCGTGGGGCACATCCGAATCTGGTATACAAATCTCTGATTTAGGCTTAAATCTCTTGCTATTTCAAGCTGTTGCGCCTATGCAAAAAAGGCATGGGCGACATCGAAAATCTGCCTGACGACGTTGGGCAACTCAAACATCTTGTCTGGGATTACTACCAGCAAATCAGCCAACTCCAGGACCGCGTGGCCCTGTTGCAGTCCGCCCTGTATGCTCCCAAGTCCGAGAAATCCAAGGATCTCTTCCAGGGCATTCTGCCTCTGCCCTTGGTCAGGACCGCAGAGGCGAAGCCGGTGGAAGTGCCCGTAGTCGAGATCCCGGCACACACCAGGGCCAAGCGTGGACGTAAACCTCTGCCGGATCATCTGCCGCGCATCGACATCGTCCACGATCTGCCCGATGACCAGAAGGTCTGCGGCTGCGGGGCTTGCCTGAAGCGCATCGGTGAAGAGGTTTCCGAAAAGCTCGACTACGTCCCGGCCGTCATGCAGGTGGAGCGCCATATCCGGCCCAAATACGCCTGTCCGTCCTGCGACGGCGAGGAAGGCATGCCGGTGGTGCGCATTGCGCCCATGCCGCCGCAAATTATCCCCAAGGGCATGGCCACTCCGAGCCTGTTGGCTCAGGTCGTCACAGCAAAGTTCGTCGATGCCATGCCGTTCTACCGCCAGACCAAGCAGTTTGCTCGTCTAGGTGTGGAAATTCCACGTCATTCCATGTCCGGGTGGGCCATGGCCGTGGCCAAGGCGCTGGAGCCGCTTCATGCGCTGTTCCGAGCGGAAATCCGCTCCGGACCGGTCATCAACATGGACGAAACCACTCTGCAAGTCCTCAAGGAACCAGGGCGACCCGACACCTCGACGTCGTACCTATGGCTCTTTCGTGGCGGCAACCCCGATCGGCCGACC
Encoded proteins:
- the tnpB gene encoding IS66 family insertion sequence element accessory protein TnpB (TnpB, as the term is used for proteins encoded by IS66 family insertion elements, is considered an accessory protein, since TnpC, encoded by a neighboring gene, is a DDE family transposase.); the protein is MLRMPATKVYLAPGVTDMRAGIDRLSMTVQGHLALDPFSGHLFVFCNRKRDALKVLYWDRNGFCLWHKRLEKHRFCWPEHAAEVMNITAQQLGWLLDGLTISPRGAHPNLVYKSLI
- the tnpC gene encoding IS66 family transposase; the protein is MGDIENLPDDVGQLKHLVWDYYQQISQLQDRVALLQSALYAPKSEKSKDLFQGILPLPLVRTAEAKPVEVPVVEIPAHTRAKRGRKPLPDHLPRIDIVHDLPDDQKVCGCGACLKRIGEEVSEKLDYVPAVMQVERHIRPKYACPSCDGEEGMPVVRIAPMPPQIIPKGMATPSLLAQVVTAKFVDAMPFYRQTKQFARLGVEIPRHSMSGWAMAVAKALEPLHALFRAEIRSGPVINMDETTLQVLKEPGRPDTSTSYLWLFRGGNPDRPTVVYRYDPTRSGSVPKEYLGEYKGYIQTDGYAGYQALGESDDII